The genomic segment GCGATCCGGGCGAAGCGGCGTTCGGTGGCCGGCGTGAAGTGACGGGCGTCCTGGAAACAGGCGAGCAGAACCGAGGGTTCGCCCCCGTCGGCGGCCAGGGCCTCGAGGTGGCGGCTCATCGGCATGAGCTGAGCCTTGGTCGTCCGGGCCAGGGGCCGCCGGTCTCCCACGATGCCGAACGGGGTGCGCGGGTCGGCGCGGGGCGGCGTGATCAGCGGAAGGGAGGCGCTCGGCCCGGTCGGCCCGGTCAGCGGGGCCGGACGCCCGAAGTGCCAGCCTTGCCCGACGGTCGCGCCCATCGTCCGGGCCACGGCCAGGTGCTCCTCGGTCTCGATGCCCTCGGCCAGCACGACCGCGCCGCTCGTCTCCGCGTAGGCGGCGACCGCGGCCACGACCCGGGCGGTGTGCGGGTCGCCCGGCGCCCGCAGCAGCGCCATGTCGAGCTTGATCACGTCGGGGTGCACGAACGGCATGAGGGCCAGCGACATGGGGTCGGCGCCGACGTCGTCGAGCGCCACGCCCCAGCCGGCCGTCCGGCACGCCGCCGCGGCGGTGAGCAGGCCCGAGGGGTCGACGGCGATGGCCCGCTCGGTCATCTCGGTCACGACGCGCAGGTGGTGCCGGGCGTAGGCGACGACGGGGGCCAGGTCGGCCGGGCAGGCGGTGCGCGCGGCGGCCGGCTCCATGTTGACGAACCAGCTCAGCGCCGGGTCGAGCCCGGCCGTGAGCGCGGCCTCGTACGCCCGGGCCCGGCAGATCCAATCGAGCTCGGTCTCCCGCCCGGCGGCGCGGGCGGCCGCGAACAGGGTGGCCGGCGATTCCCACGGGCTGTGGGCGGGGCCGCGGCTGAGCGCCTCGTAACCCAGCACACGGCCGGAGGCGATCTCGACCAGTGGCTGGAAGAGCGTGGTCACCGCACGCCGGTCGAGGACGTCATGGATGTCTGGCACCAGGGGCATATCGGCGGTATTCCCCACGAAATCAAGAAAAGTCTTAGCCCCCTTTACTGTTAACACTCTTTAACTTATGTTGGTCGATACCTGGTGCCGGGCCCCCACCCGGTACGCCGGTTCCCCGTGAGGAGTTCGTCATGAGACGCAGCTTCACCTTGCCCGCCCTGACCGTCGCCGCGACCGCGGCCGCCCTGACCGTGGGGGTCTCCCCGGCCTCGGCCCACGGCTACATCTCGTCCCCGCCCAGCCGCCAGGCCAACTGCGCGAGCGGCGCCGTGGCCAACTGCGGCGACATCGTCTACGAGCCGCAGAGTGTCGAGGCGGCCAAGGGCTCGATGCAGTGCAACGGCGGCGGCAGCCGGTTCGCCGTGCTCAACGACAACAGCCGCAACTGGCCCGCCGCGTCCGTCGGGCAGACGGTCACCTTCAACTGGGTGCTGACGGCCCGGCACTCGACCACCACCTGGGAATACTTCATCGGCAACACCAAGCTGGCCACGTTCAACGACGGCGGCGCGCAGCCCGGCGCCACCAAGTCGCACACGGTGAACATGGCCGGCTTCAGCGGCCGGCAGACGGTGCTGGCCCGGTGGAACGTCGCCGACACCGCGATGGCCTTCTACTCGTGCGTCGACGTGAACATCGGCGGCGGCGGTGGCAACCCGCCCACCACGCCCCCGACGACTCCGCCGACCAACCCGCCCACGACGCCCCCGACGACGCCGCCGACCAACCCGCCCGCGAGCGGCACCTGGCGCGCCGGAGTGGCCTACTCGCCGGGCAACACGGTCACCTACAACGGCCGCTCGTACACCTGCCGCCAGGCGCACACGTCGCTGACCGGCTGGGAACCGCCGAACGTGCC from the Paractinoplanes abujensis genome contains:
- a CDS encoding sensor domain-containing phosphodiesterase, which encodes MPDIHDVLDRRAVTTLFQPLVEIASGRVLGYEALSRGPAHSPWESPATLFAAARAAGRETELDWICRARAYEAALTAGLDPALSWFVNMEPAAARTACPADLAPVVAYARHHLRVVTEMTERAIAVDPSGLLTAAAACRTAGWGVALDDVGADPMSLALMPFVHPDVIKLDMALLRAPGDPHTARVVAAVAAYAETSGAVVLAEGIETEEHLAVARTMGATVGQGWHFGRPAPLTGPTGPSASLPLITPPRADPRTPFGIVGDRRPLARTTKAQLMPMSRHLEALAADGGEPSVLLACFQDARHFTPATERRFARIATSSPLVAAFGTGLTDEPAPGVRGACLGDDDSLRGEWNVIVVGPHRAAALVARDLGDDGPQGERRFDFALTHDRALVVEAARSLLRWLAPVRTPELLVG
- a CDS encoding lytic polysaccharide monooxygenase, coding for MRRSFTLPALTVAATAAALTVGVSPASAHGYISSPPSRQANCASGAVANCGDIVYEPQSVEAAKGSMQCNGGGSRFAVLNDNSRNWPAASVGQTVTFNWVLTARHSTTTWEYFIGNTKLATFNDGGAQPGATKSHTVNMAGFSGRQTVLARWNVADTAMAFYSCVDVNIGGGGGNPPTTPPTTPPTNPPTTPPTTPPTNPPASGTWRAGVAYSPGNTVTYNGRSYTCRQAHTSLTGWEPPNVPALWAAA